A genomic stretch from Penicillium digitatum chromosome 4, complete sequence includes:
- a CDS encoding Reverse transcriptase, putative, whose product MLAKAGVSLQALRGLTGSTWGASLSAMRAIYQAVMIPQMLFGAAAWHSPLTSTLRERSYVKQFANIQSRAACLMSGAFKTTAREALDIELHLLPMQQQLDRLVQLAAIRIRTGPAYAVPKTMLVERGHMQKQRGGYTPMEAQTWKKGGCLTTPLGPLASTWESRKAYIQAPWTKPPRVYIEERERAINTHKRTTEQLYAPARLYTDGSGYQGGIGAAVYPAYPYRRNEARLCNMGTDDDATVYAAELRAIEMALEVIKERFNDDNEWRDCLAKSGVVIFTDNQATLRAIQNPRMPSGQVYLEGCLRLLEWCNDKIQVELRWVPAHEGIPGNEAADMYAKEAATTTETNIHDTNANANTNANTNDNTNVNTNVNHNRSIRLAAAASKSVKRESTIAWEKAWTKGGSKRTARRTRRMIEVPSKSNLTYWKGLRKATTSVLIQLRTGIIGLAEYLSKIKRSDSPRCQCDLGNQSVKHVLLECPLLKELRSEMVEELFMEGVSTTLGEQAMLTEVKAAPIVAKFMIASGLLGQFQSVDSVAMGKEQGEEDSKPKPTQDTANVGETGNTSQWPGARSAEVTSHQRTWRTTHAADEDEEAWRHDPNLFVFDLPE is encoded by the coding sequence atgcttgctaaggccggcgtcagtttacaagcactaagaggactgactggctccacatggggagcatctctctccgctatgcgtgctatctaccaagcagtgatgatcccacagatgctcttcggagcagctgcctggcactcaccgctgaccagcacactaagagaacgaagctacgtgaaacaatttgcaaacatccagtcaagggcagcctgtttaatgagcggtgccttcaaaacaactgctagggaggcactggatattgaactgcatttgctacctatgcagcagcagcttgaccggctagtccagttggctgctattcgtatacgtacaggcccggcatacgcagtgccgaaaacaatgctagtggagagaggacacatgcaaaagcaaaggggggggtatacaccgatggaggcccaaacctggaagaagggtggctgcctcactacacccttggggccattggcgagtacttgggagagcaggaaggcatacatccaggcaccatggaccaagccaccaagggtatacattgaggagagagagcgagcaataaacacacacaagcgaaccaccgaacaactctatgcaccagcaaggctctataccgatgggagcgggtatcaaggcggcattggggccgcagtgtacccggcatacccatacaggcggaatgaagccaggctgtgtaatatggggaccgacgacgacgccactgtgtacgctgccgagctacgtgctatcgagatggcattggaagtcatcaaagaaaggttcaatgatgacaacgaatggcgggactgtctggctaagagtggagtggtcatctttacagataaccaggcgacgctcagagccatccaaaacccacgaatgccatctggccaggtatatcttgaaggatgtctccggctgttggaatggtgcaatgataaaatccaggtggaactacgctgggtccccgcacatgaaggcattccggggaatgaggctgcagacatgtatgcaaaagaagcagctaccaccaccgagaccaacattcatgataccaatgccaatgccaacaccaatgccaacaccaatgacaacaccaatgtcaacaccaatgtcaaccacaaccgatctatccggcttgccgccgcagcgagcaagagtgtgaagcgagaatcgacgatcgcgtgggagaaggcatggacaaagggaggatcaaagaggacagcgaggaggacgaggaggatgatcgaggtgccaagcaagtcaaatttgacttattggaagggcctgcggaaagcgacaacatcagttttgatccaactccgcacaggtatcatcggacttgctgaatatctgtccaaaatcaagcgaagcgactcaccgcgctgtcaatgtgacctgggaaaccagagtgtgaagcatgtcttgctggagtgcccgcttctgaaggaactgcggtcggagatggtggaggaattgtttatggagggggtgtcgacaacgcttggagaacaagcaatgttgacagaagtgaaggcagcgccgatcgtggcgaagttcatgatcgcatcgggactcttgggacagtttcagtcagtggactcggtcgccatgggtaaggagcagggggaggaggattcaaaaccgaaaccaacccaagacactgcgaatgttggagaaacagggaacacatcacagtggccgggcgccaggtccgccgaggtcacctcacaccaacgcacatggagaacaacgcacgctgccgatgaagacgaagaagcatggcgccatgacccgaacctattcgtgttcgacctgccggagtga
- a CDS encoding alpha-galactosidase codes for MSEPNLGPALEKGVWAAVVIAAVIVVLRVFGKVKINRVRIDDGLMIFAEILAIVSTTLLTLSVKHGFGKDLDDIASNDKQKVLKITAIQVPIVTISTTIARSAFILYILPLLGTNKYYQAALWAVLAIQFSGNVVSAVLPLSICRNAAALWNPEVAITTTCGDSQAVIKFAYYSNTFNSATDLFLAVFPTVVFWNLNLKVSIKIGLISLLSLGIVAMIASIIKTTKLESVPSITNTGAGGGIELIRWGYIENIIIIITSSIPCIRPLIISSVRKISSGKYSHSYELSMPFGRKSGGVPNETNHSRRMRRFKSDVENNSVDRILDHNQSVHTSTSIGGPPDSPTFSTPGITKQVDISVISDTRKPAKEHVRDLSLGG; via the exons ATGTCAGAACCGAATCTTGGCCCGGCCCTAGAGAAGGGGGTTTGGGCCGCGGTTGTCATTGCCGCGGTGATCGTCGTGTTGCGCGTTTTCGGTAAAGTCAAGATCAATCGAGTTCGTATCGATGATGGCCTGATGATTTTCGCTGAG ATTCTGGCAATCGTCTCAACAACGTTGTTGACCCTGTCGGTGAAACACGGGTTCGGCAAGGATCTCGATGACATAGCATCAAATGACAAGCAAAAGGTCTTGAAGATCACTGCAATCCAAGTGCCAATCGTCACCATCAGCACCACCATCGCCCGGTCCGCATTTATTCTCTACATCCTGCCCCTCCTCGGAACCAACAAGTACTACCAGGCCGCGCTGTGGGCTGTTTTGGCGATTCAATTCTCGGGGAATGTTGTGTCGGCCGTGCTGCCACTTAGCATCTGTCGCAACGCGGCCGCTTTATGGAATCCCGAAGTCGCCATTACGACGACCTGCGGTGATTCGCAAGCGGTGATAAAATTCGCCTACTACTCCAATACCTTCAACTCGGCCACCGATCTGTTTTTGGCCGTCTTCCCCACCGTGGTATTCTGGAACTTGAACTTGAAAGTCAGCATCAAGATTGGTTTGATCAGCCTGCTGAGCTTGGGTATCGT TGCAATGATCGCATCCATCATCAAAACAACCAAACTAGAGTCCGTCCCCAGCATCACGAATACCGGAGCCGGCGGCGGTATCGAACTGATCCGCTGGGGATACATCGAAAAcatcattatcatcatcacctccTCAATCCCCTGCATCCGCCCCTTGATCATCTCCTCCGTGCGGAAGATCTCCAGCGGCAAATACTCCCATTCCTATGAACTCAGCATGCCCTTTGGGCGCAAATCGGGTGGTGTCCCCAATGAAACGAACCACTCACGCCGCATGCGCAGGTTCAAGTCGGATGTCGAGAATAATAGCGTCGATCGCATTCTGGATCATAACCAGAGTGTGCATACTAGCACCTCGATAGGCGGGCCACCAGATTCTCCTACTTTCTCGACTCCCGGGATCACAAAGCAGGTGGACATTTCGGTGATTTCAGATACTCGGAAGCCTGCGAAAGAGCATGTGAGGGATCTGTCATTAGGGGGTTAA